A genomic stretch from Falco naumanni isolate bFalNau1 chromosome 4, bFalNau1.pat, whole genome shotgun sequence includes:
- the NFILZ gene encoding NFIL3 like protein: MENFMAPLSTVSELALQQSKAKFLHGKVSGPPRRKREFMPDEKKDNMYWEKRRKNNEAAKRSREKRRLNDFAMESQLAALSEENAILRTELLSLKLRFGLISPDTSIYPGHSLQDFLGVYFRGHREASPLLEAEPFVGESCFFTKTFVPKVLEPADSSCKTFGPSRNILGCDSKPAAIDTPGLQQPKRSTVGSPFLSYHCPDKYAFHLQEMEPGSACFLCPSPSPAEVSKESSTTVSDEDDEQQVPKTSSLPPCSLLCPSEDHLKGRSSAALPHKLRIKTKALSSLEESSLDSH, translated from the coding sequence ATGGAAAACTTCATGGCACCACTGAGCACGGTCAGCGAGCTTGCACTTCAGCAGAGCAAGGCTAAGTTCCTCCATGGCAAGGTGAGTGGTCCCCCCCGGCGCAAGCGGGAGTTCATGCCGGATGAAAAGAAGGACAACATGTACTGGGAGAAGAGGCGCAAGAATAATGAGGCAGCCAAGCGCTCACGGGAGAAGAGGCGCCTCAATGACTTTGCCATGGAGAGCCAGCTGGCTGCTCTCAGCGAGGAGAACGCCATCCTCAGGACAGAGCTGCTGTCCCTGAAGCTGCGCTTTGGGCTCATCAGCCCAGACACCAGCATCTACCCAGGCCATTCCCTCCAGGACTTCCTGGGAGTTTATTTCAGAGGgcacagagaagcctccccactTCTCGAGGCAGAGCCCTTTGTGGGGGAGTCCTGCTTCTTCACAAAGACATTTGTGCCAAAGGTGCTGGAGCCAGCTGACTCGTCCTGCAAAACCTTTGGCCCTTCCAGAAACATCCTTGGCTGTGACTCAAAACCAGCTGCCATAGACACACCTGGCCTTCAGCAGCCCAAGAGATCCACAGTTGGCTCTCCGTTCCTCAGTTACCACTGCCCAGACAAATATGCTTTCCATTTGCAGGAAATGGAGCCAGGCAGTGCCTGCTTCTTGTGCCCTTCCCCCAGTCCAGCTGAGGTGagcaaagaaagcagcacaACTGTCTCAGATGAAGATGATGAGCAGCAAGTACCCAAAACTTCTTCTCTACCCCCATGCAGTCTGCTCTGCCCTTCAGAAGATCATTTGAAGGGCCGAAGCTCTGCTGCCCTACCTCACAAGCTCCGAATTAAGACCAAAGCCCTCAGCAGCTTGGAGGAGAGTAGCCTGGACTCGCACTGA